TACTACCGATTACAGAAGATCAGCGAAGGCTCGATCAGCCTGAACGAAGGCTATGCCAAACCGCTGGACGGGCCGCGTGAGGTAGGGTCCGGAATCGTGCGTGAGGAACATGTTTCGCTGTCACGTCTGATCGACATCATCAACGAACGCTTCGGCGGCGAGCTCAACGAAGCGGATCAGTTGTTCTTCGATCAGATCGCCGAGGCAGCCAGCCAAAACGAGTCTCTACAGAAGGCCGCCGAAGTCAACTCGCTCGATAAGTTCCAGCTGGTGTTCCGGCAGGTACTGGAATCGCTCTTCATCGAGCGGATGGAGCTGAACGAAGAGCTGTTTACGGAGTACATGGGCAAGCCGGATCTGCAGGAGCTGATCTCCAAATGGCTCGGCAGCCAAGTGTACGGCCGCCTGTCTCCGGGAAAGCCAATTATGAACGAACATGAGCAGACAGGATGAACAAGACCCGCTGACGACCCTGCGCGCCGAGAACACCCGCCTGATCTCGCTGCTCGAGCAACACGGCATTGATTGGCGCGTATCGGCCGAGCCTTCGCCGTCGGCTCCCGATCGCGAGCCATCACGCCTGTCGACCGCCAACAAGATCGCCCTTTTTCGCCGCCTCTTTCGCGGGCGAACGGATGTCTACCCGGTCCGCTGGGAGAGCCCGCGCACCGGCAGGTCGGGTTACACGCCGGCCTGTGCAAACGAATGGCGTCCGGGTGTCTGCGAGAAGCCGCGCATCAAGTGCTCGGACTGCGGCCATCGCCGGCTGATCCCGCTATCCGATAAGGTGATTCATGACCATCTGACCGGTAAGGACACGGTCGGCGTCTATCCCCTGTTGGACGACGGCACCTGCTACTTTCTGGCCGTCGATTTCGATGACGAGGACTGGGACAAGGATGCCCGTGCCTTCGTCCGGTCATGTGACGAGCTCGGCGTGCCGGTCACGCTTGAGATTTCTCGCTCCGGTCAGGGCGCGCATGCGTGGCTCTTCTTCTCCGACAAGGTGTCGGCGCGCGATGCCCGCCGCTTGGGCACCGCCATCATCAGCCACACCTGCGGCCGAACACGGCAGCTCACGCTGAAATCC
The sequence above is drawn from the Thiocapsa rosea genome and encodes:
- a CDS encoding TOTE conflict system archaeo-eukaryotic primase domain-containing protein, whose protein sequence is MSRQDEQDPLTTLRAENTRLISLLEQHGIDWRVSAEPSPSAPDREPSRLSTANKIALFRRLFRGRTDVYPVRWESPRTGRSGYTPACANEWRPGVCEKPRIKCSDCGHRRLIPLSDKVIHDHLTGKDTVGVYPLLDDGTCYFLAVDFDDEDWDKDARAFVRSCDELGVPVTLEISRSGQGAHAWLFFSDKVSARDARRLGTAIISHTCGRTRQLTLKSYDRLFPNQDRMPSCSP